From the genome of Segatella hominis, one region includes:
- a CDS encoding DJ-1 family glyoxalase III, producing the protein MAKVYEFLANGFEEIEGLAPVDILRRGGVDIKTVSVTGSEFVETSHGVTIKADLRFEDVESFEDADMLMIPGGMPGSTNLNEHEGVRQALIAQHKAGKRVGAICAAPMVLASTGILDGKKATCYPGFEQYFDASTEYTGTLFQEDGNVITGEGPAATLPYAYQILSYFVSKETVAALQDGMMYDHLMKSK; encoded by the coding sequence ATGGCAAAGGTATATGAATTTCTTGCCAATGGCTTCGAGGAAATCGAAGGTTTGGCTCCTGTTGACATCCTCCGCAGAGGGGGCGTAGATATCAAGACGGTCAGCGTTACCGGTAGTGAATTTGTGGAAACTTCCCACGGAGTTACCATCAAGGCCGACCTCCGTTTCGAGGATGTTGAGAGTTTTGAAGATGCCGATATGCTGATGATTCCTGGTGGAATGCCGGGCAGCACCAACCTCAATGAGCATGAGGGAGTACGCCAGGCACTCATCGCCCAGCACAAGGCAGGCAAACGTGTAGGTGCCATCTGCGCAGCGCCTATGGTATTGGCCAGCACAGGCATACTCGACGGCAAGAAAGCTACCTGCTATCCTGGTTTCGAACAGTATTTCGATGCCAGCACAGAATATACAGGCACCCTCTTCCAGGAAGATGGCAATGTGATTACAGGTGAAGGTCCTGCAGCCACCCTTCCTTATGCCTACCAGATATTGAGTTATTTCGTGAGCAAGGAAACCGTGGCTGCCCTGCAGGACGGAATGATGTAT
- a CDS encoding NAD kinase, whose amino-acid sequence MAEQHLKFAIFGNEYQAKKSVSIETILAFLEKKKAEIYVENAYYDFLVRDLHLDVKVAGVFEDYNFDVDYVISMGGDGTFLKAASKVGAKGTPIIGINMGRLGFLADVLPSEIETALDSLYAGECQIEEHAVIQVEARGGVLAGNPFALNDIAVLKRDDASMISIRTHVDGEFLVTYQADGLIVTTPTGSTAYNLSNGGPIIIPQSGSLCLTPVAPHSLNIRPIVINDTAEIQLDIESRSHNYLVAIDGRSERMTEETSLVIRKAAHSIKIVKQRNQRYFSTLREKLMWGADQRER is encoded by the coding sequence ATGGCAGAACAACATTTGAAATTTGCAATATTTGGCAATGAATACCAGGCTAAGAAGTCGGTTTCCATCGAAACTATCCTGGCTTTTCTGGAAAAGAAGAAGGCTGAGATCTATGTGGAAAATGCTTATTACGACTTTCTCGTGCGCGACCTCCATCTGGATGTGAAGGTGGCGGGTGTCTTCGAGGATTACAACTTCGATGTGGATTACGTCATCTCCATGGGCGGCGACGGAACCTTCCTCAAGGCTGCCAGTAAGGTGGGGGCGAAGGGAACTCCTATCATCGGTATCAACATGGGCCGATTGGGATTCCTGGCTGATGTGTTGCCAAGCGAAATAGAGACTGCACTGGACAGCCTCTATGCCGGGGAATGCCAGATAGAGGAACATGCGGTTATCCAGGTAGAGGCGAGGGGCGGCGTATTGGCAGGCAATCCTTTTGCCCTCAATGATATTGCCGTTTTGAAGCGTGATGATGCTTCCATGATTTCCATCCGTACTCATGTGGATGGGGAATTCTTGGTTACCTATCAGGCGGATGGTCTGATCGTTACCACGCCTACGGGTTCTACTGCCTATAATCTCTCCAATGGCGGACCTATCATCATCCCGCAGAGTGGAAGTCTCTGCCTCACTCCTGTTGCTCCGCACAGTCTCAATATCCGTCCTATCGTAATCAATGATACGGCTGAAATCCAACTGGACATCGAGAGCCGCAGCCATAATTATCTCGTGGCTATCGATGGTAGAAGTGAGCGCATGACGGAGGAAACCAGTCTTGTCATCCGCAAAGCTGCGCATTCTATCAAAATCGTGAAGCAGCGCAACCAGCGTTATTTCTCTACGCTGAGAGAGAAACTGATGTGGGGCGCTGACCAGAGGGAAAGATGA